From a region of the Roseivirga sp. 4D4 genome:
- a CDS encoding FecR family protein: protein MEDKNLIYHFLKEDCSPEELDQLHEWLISDLDEETTNELLKSLWKKTHDGNIHEIDESELTARIRKEIAANNGFERTKPTKKRIIVRNRRNNSWVIITAILLLVITAGYFITSNNQAADPTPILAEQIEKNTPRGHRSTINLRDGSKVILNSETKITYDENFGIDNRRIHLEGEAFFEVARDEDLPFVVISKNLITRALGTSFNVRDYGDEDSASIALATGKVKVKRSQNPTNKFKIFLNPNEQVVLNKASQKWSKSTFRPERVLSWKDNSLNFKEMSLARIIKTLERWYDVNIEVKGQGIEKLTYEGTGSFEKQSLENILNTLGYTMGFESTINEKQIMIKLTN, encoded by the coding sequence TTGGAAGATAAAAATCTGATATATCACTTTTTAAAAGAAGATTGCTCCCCGGAAGAGTTGGATCAACTGCATGAATGGTTAATCAGTGATCTCGATGAAGAAACTACCAATGAATTACTGAAATCATTATGGAAGAAGACACATGATGGCAATATTCATGAGATAGATGAATCCGAACTGACAGCCAGAATCCGAAAGGAGATCGCTGCTAACAATGGATTCGAACGAACGAAACCCACTAAAAAGAGAATTATCGTAAGAAACAGACGAAATAATTCGTGGGTGATCATTACGGCCATCTTATTATTGGTGATAACTGCCGGCTATTTTATTACAAGCAATAATCAGGCTGCTGACCCCACTCCTATTTTAGCGGAACAAATTGAAAAGAATACGCCAAGAGGCCACAGAAGTACCATCAACCTAAGAGATGGGTCGAAAGTTATTCTCAACTCAGAGACGAAAATCACCTATGATGAGAACTTCGGTATCGACAACCGAAGAATTCATTTAGAAGGTGAAGCATTCTTTGAAGTTGCCAGAGATGAAGACCTCCCTTTTGTTGTCATCTCCAAAAACCTGATCACAAGGGCGCTCGGCACTTCCTTCAATGTCAGAGACTATGGTGATGAAGACAGTGCTTCCATTGCGCTTGCTACAGGCAAGGTGAAAGTCAAAAGAAGCCAAAACCCTACGAATAAATTCAAGATATTCTTAAATCCCAATGAGCAGGTGGTCCTCAATAAAGCCTCTCAGAAATGGTCTAAAAGTACTTTTAGGCCTGAAAGAGTACTCTCTTGGAAAGACAATAGTCTAAACTTCAAAGAGATGTCACTCGCAAGAATCATCAAAACCTTGGAGCGATGGTATGATGTAAATATTGAAGTAAAAGGGCAAGGAATTGAAAAGCTGACCTATGAGGGAACGGGAAGCTTCGAGAAACAAAGCCTTGAAAATATACTCAACACCTTAGGTTATACCATGGGGTTTGAGAGTACAATAAACGAAAAACAAATTATGATTAAACTGACAAACTAA
- a CDS encoding RNA polymerase sigma factor, whose product MKRLLEKLKAGDEKSLDEFVYLNLSKVFNFCYALLKSREEAEEVCQDVFVKFWDNRDKLDLNLSVDGLLFRIAKNLTLNKIRDNQKYKGSLELTDALLVGNSTMEDVLFKEMEDTLHKAIEALPPRRRLIFELSRFQGLSNREISERLNISINTVEGQIRKAIKSIHIYTDSISI is encoded by the coding sequence ATGAAGCGGTTGCTAGAAAAATTAAAAGCCGGAGACGAAAAGTCTCTGGACGAATTCGTGTATTTGAACCTTTCCAAGGTTTTCAATTTCTGTTATGCCCTGTTGAAATCTCGTGAGGAAGCAGAAGAGGTATGTCAAGATGTTTTTGTGAAGTTTTGGGACAATAGGGATAAGTTGGATTTAAACTTATCCGTAGATGGTCTACTCTTTAGAATAGCCAAGAACCTTACCCTCAATAAAATACGCGATAATCAAAAGTATAAAGGGTCACTTGAGCTTACCGATGCGCTGTTGGTGGGCAATAGCACTATGGAAGATGTCCTTTTTAAAGAAATGGAAGACACGCTTCACAAAGCCATTGAAGCACTTCCTCCAAGGCGCAGACTCATATTCGAACTCAGTCGTTTTCAGGGCCTTTCTAACCGAGAGATTAGTGAAAGGTTGAACATTTCAATCAATACGGTTGAGGGTCAGATCAGGAAGGCAATTAAGTCGATACACATCTATACAGATTCAATTTCTATATAG
- a CDS encoding sodium-translocating pyrophosphatase, translating into MSYLIYAVPVLGLIGLLVMIVKSRWVNNQDAGDQKMQDLANYIREGALAFLSAEYRVLSIFVVVAGILLGIISTVVETTHWFIVVAFVIGAFFSALAGNIGMRIATAANVRTTQAARTSLPQALKVSFTGGTVMGLGVAGLAVFGLSILFIFLFQFFMNGEWTSTGDMTIVLEALAGFSLGAESIALFARVGGGIYTKAADVGADLVGKVEAGIPEDDPRNPATIADNVGDNVGDVAGMGADLFGSYVATVLASMVLGNYVIQDMGGAITDDFGGIGPILLPLVIAGAGIIFSILGAMVIRISNNDAKESEVQAALNKGNWGSIILTAIACWFLIDMMLPATMQMKLFGEGIVEITSLRVFGAVLVGLFVGAAISYFTEFYTAIGKKPVMSIIQNSSTGAATNIIAGLATGMKSTFAPILLFAGAIWGAYELAGFYGVGIAASAMMATTAMQLAIDAFGPIADNAGGIAEMSELPEEVRERTDILDSVGNTTAAIGKGFAIASAALTALALFAAYVTFTGIDGINIFKADVLAALFIGGMIPVVFSALAMESVGKAAMEMVKEVRRQFKEIPGIMEGTATPEYGKCVDISTKAAIREMMLPGAITIIFPIIIGFAMGAEPLGAYMAGVAVSGVLWAIFQNNAGGAWDNAKKSFEAGVEIDGEMTYKGSEAHKAAVTGDTVGDPFKDTSGPSMNILIKLTCLIGLVIAPILGEIAGTGSHADDLKVINDDNKELHVDEVEEMITEVK; encoded by the coding sequence ATGTCATATCTAATTTATGCAGTACCCGTTCTGGGTCTAATCGGCTTGCTCGTAATGATCGTGAAATCACGATGGGTGAACAACCAAGATGCAGGCGATCAAAAAATGCAAGACCTTGCCAACTACATCCGTGAAGGTGCCCTTGCATTCTTAAGCGCTGAGTACCGAGTGCTTTCAATTTTTGTAGTAGTAGCTGGAATTTTATTGGGAATTATCTCAACTGTAGTAGAAACTACACACTGGTTTATTGTTGTGGCATTTGTTATTGGTGCATTCTTCTCAGCGCTGGCTGGAAACATCGGTATGAGAATCGCAACAGCGGCTAACGTAAGAACTACTCAAGCGGCTAGAACTAGCCTTCCACAGGCTTTAAAAGTATCTTTTACTGGAGGAACAGTAATGGGACTAGGTGTTGCTGGCTTGGCAGTATTTGGTCTAAGTATCCTTTTCATCTTCTTGTTCCAATTCTTTATGAATGGTGAGTGGACAAGCACTGGTGATATGACTATAGTATTAGAAGCTCTTGCTGGCTTCTCTTTAGGTGCTGAATCTATTGCACTTTTCGCGAGAGTCGGTGGTGGTATTTATACCAAAGCTGCTGACGTTGGAGCTGACCTTGTAGGAAAAGTAGAGGCAGGAATTCCTGAAGATGACCCACGTAACCCTGCTACTATTGCTGATAACGTTGGGGACAATGTAGGTGACGTTGCAGGTATGGGTGCCGATTTGTTCGGTTCTTATGTGGCGACCGTATTGGCCTCAATGGTATTGGGTAACTATGTAATCCAGGACATGGGCGGAGCTATCACTGATGACTTTGGTGGTATTGGACCAATTCTATTACCGCTCGTTATTGCGGGTGCTGGTATCATCTTCTCTATCCTAGGAGCTATGGTGATTAGAATCAGCAACAATGACGCTAAAGAATCTGAAGTTCAAGCTGCTTTGAATAAAGGTAACTGGGGCTCAATTATATTGACTGCTATTGCATGCTGGTTCCTTATCGATATGATGTTGCCAGCAACGATGCAAATGAAATTATTTGGAGAAGGTATCGTTGAGATTACTTCTCTAAGAGTATTTGGAGCTGTTTTAGTTGGGCTCTTTGTAGGTGCAGCTATTTCTTACTTCACAGAGTTTTACACTGCTATTGGTAAGAAGCCAGTAATGAGCATTATTCAAAACTCATCAACTGGTGCAGCAACAAACATTATCGCTGGTCTGGCAACTGGTATGAAATCTACTTTCGCTCCTATTCTACTTTTTGCAGGTGCTATTTGGGGAGCTTATGAGCTAGCTGGTTTCTACGGTGTTGGTATTGCTGCTTCAGCTATGATGGCTACTACGGCAATGCAGTTAGCGATCGATGCCTTCGGCCCTATTGCTGATAATGCTGGTGGTATTGCAGAAATGAGTGAATTACCAGAAGAGGTAAGAGAAAGAACTGATATTCTTGATTCAGTAGGTAATACGACTGCTGCGATCGGTAAAGGATTTGCGATTGCTTCTGCAGCTTTGACAGCTCTTGCCCTATTTGCTGCTTATGTGACATTCACAGGTATAGATGGCATTAACATTTTCAAAGCAGACGTACTTGCTGCCTTATTTATCGGTGGTATGATTCCTGTTGTATTCTCTGCATTGGCGATGGAGTCAGTAGGTAAAGCAGCAATGGAAATGGTGAAAGAGGTAAGAAGACAGTTCAAAGAGATTCCAGGTATCATGGAAGGAACTGCTACTCCTGAGTACGGCAAGTGTGTTGATATCTCTACAAAAGCGGCCATTAGAGAAATGATGCTTCCTGGAGCCATCACGATCATCTTCCCTATCATTATCGGATTTGCAATGGGTGCTGAACCTCTTGGTGCTTATATGGCTGGTGTTGCTGTATCTGGTGTACTTTGGGCTATCTTCCAAAACAATGCCGGTGGTGCATGGGATAATGCTAAGAAGTCATTTGAAGCAGGTGTTGAAATTGATGGAGAAATGACTTATAAAGGATCAGAGGCGCATAAGGCAGCTGTAACTGGTGACACTGTTGGTGATCCATTCAAGGATACTTCAGGACCTTCAATGAACATCCTGATCAAGCTTACTTGTTTGATTGGTTTGGTGATCGCTCCTATCTTGGGAGAGATCGCAGGAACTGGTTCACATGCTGATGATCTTAAGGTGATCAATGATGATAATAAAGAACTTCACGTGGATGAAGTCGAAGAAATGATCACTGAGGTCAAATAG
- a CDS encoding SDR family oxidoreductase, producing MMKEKKILIIGASSGIGKSIAQMLSDQGVEVISASRNNPSLAGVTHYDLDITDPSPDLSFIPEVLDGLVYCPGTINLKPFHRLSIEDFQSDLDINLMGAIKVLQGAFKSLKKAETASVVLFSTVAAKLGMNFHSSIATAKGAIEGLGKSLAAEWSMHQIRVNILSPSLTETPLAERLLANEDKKEASNKRHPIGRFGQPEDLAHSALLLLSDQSSWITGQVIGIDGGVGSLKP from the coding sequence ATGATGAAAGAAAAGAAAATACTAATTATTGGTGCAAGCTCTGGAATTGGAAAGAGTATTGCCCAGATGCTATCCGACCAAGGTGTTGAAGTTATTTCGGCCTCTCGAAACAATCCAAGTCTTGCTGGGGTCACGCATTATGACCTTGATATTACAGATCCATCTCCAGACCTTTCATTTATACCTGAAGTACTAGATGGACTGGTGTACTGCCCCGGAACGATCAACCTCAAACCCTTTCACCGGCTGTCGATTGAAGACTTTCAATCTGATTTGGATATCAATCTAATGGGTGCCATCAAAGTATTGCAGGGTGCCTTTAAGAGTTTGAAGAAGGCTGAGACAGCTTCTGTTGTGCTGTTCAGTACAGTTGCTGCCAAACTTGGTATGAACTTTCATTCTTCTATTGCCACTGCCAAGGGCGCCATTGAAGGTTTGGGTAAGTCACTAGCAGCAGAATGGAGTATGCATCAGATAAGAGTAAATATCTTATCCCCATCATTAACAGAGACTCCTCTGGCCGAGCGATTACTGGCGAATGAGGACAAGAAAGAGGCTTCAAACAAACGTCATCCTATAGGCAGATTTGGACAACCAGAAGACCTGGCTCACTCTGCGTTATTGCTCTTATCCGATCAGTCCAGCTGGATAACCGGTCAAGTCATCGGAATTGATGGTGGCGTAGGTAGTCTAAAGCCTTAG
- a CDS encoding TonB-dependent receptor, whose protein sequence is MKNKLQFCCIFFLILGSTVFGYQSKGQLTGYVKDAKTGESIPGATVRLLDTQLGTSTNIEGFYTIDNIPPQTYSVQVSFVGYETVIKYGIVIRSGGIPDLNFELKESVSELDEVVVIANPFEKIEETPLSIQKLSREEIATYPGGNNDIAKVVQSLPGVSGSVGGFRNDVIIRGGAPNENVYYLDGIEIPNINHFATQGSAGGPVGLLNVSFFEGVTLSTSAFGAQYDNVLSGVLQFDQRNGNNREMKTNIRVGSSEAALTLESPLFKGNREESNTSFIASVRRSYLQLLFELIGLPILPDYWDYQYKLTHKFDKYNELIVTGVGSIDDFRVNELDEFDAEEQATQDQVPIIKQQTNTIGVSWKNRFKNGSGFMTTTLSNNRLENDFRQFTDNINLTGLFLQNKSVEMETKLRYNYTKFLKDWTISGGLSLQQVNYENETIDLVNNFQYNADLDFLRYGLFGQANRTFYDERLSLSLGIRLDANTFTEDGNNLLETFSPRISGSYTFDKLRKWSLNASLGRYYKIPPYTILGFTDNSGDQVNQNARYIQSDHAVLGLEYLVTPSARFTLEGFYKRYDNYPVSITDRVSLANLGADFSVLGNEPIASVGLGRTYGLEFLYQKKFTNNYYLIAAYTLYKSEYTAFDEDVYLPSSWDSRHLLTLTGGYKFGNNWEVSGRMRYLGRTPFAPVDQAATLANYPAIIRDFSQIGDQRLNTFNQIDVRIDKKWNFTNWTLNVFFEVENILGSQIPTEPEFGLARDMDGNELSPRSLVEIMGIDNSNVLPSIGVVIDF, encoded by the coding sequence ATGAAAAATAAATTACAATTTTGTTGTATTTTCTTCCTCATTCTGGGAAGCACCGTATTTGGATATCAATCCAAAGGGCAATTAACTGGTTACGTCAAGGATGCCAAAACAGGCGAATCCATTCCCGGAGCGACAGTTCGATTACTAGATACTCAATTAGGAACTAGTACAAACATTGAAGGTTTCTACACCATCGATAATATTCCTCCTCAAACTTATAGCGTTCAAGTTTCATTCGTTGGATACGAAACTGTAATCAAGTACGGTATCGTCATTCGGTCAGGTGGTATTCCTGATTTAAACTTCGAGCTCAAGGAGTCAGTCTCAGAACTGGATGAAGTAGTAGTGATCGCCAACCCTTTTGAGAAAATCGAAGAAACGCCTCTCTCTATCCAGAAATTATCTCGGGAAGAAATTGCCACCTATCCTGGAGGAAATAATGACATCGCTAAAGTGGTTCAGTCATTACCTGGTGTTTCCGGTTCCGTTGGAGGCTTTCGAAACGATGTGATTATCCGTGGTGGTGCACCTAATGAGAATGTCTATTATCTCGATGGCATTGAAATACCTAATATTAATCACTTTGCCACCCAAGGCAGTGCAGGAGGGCCTGTAGGTCTATTAAATGTCAGTTTCTTTGAAGGCGTTACGCTTTCCACCAGCGCCTTTGGTGCCCAATATGACAACGTACTTTCGGGTGTTCTTCAATTCGATCAGCGAAATGGCAACAATCGCGAAATGAAGACCAACATACGTGTAGGAAGTAGTGAAGCCGCTTTGACTTTAGAGTCTCCCCTATTCAAGGGCAATAGAGAGGAAAGCAATACCTCTTTTATCGCTTCTGTGAGAAGGTCATATCTGCAATTACTATTTGAATTAATCGGTCTTCCAATACTCCCTGACTATTGGGACTATCAATATAAGCTCACTCACAAGTTTGATAAGTACAATGAGTTGATCGTGACAGGTGTAGGTTCGATTGATGACTTTCGTGTCAACGAACTGGATGAATTTGACGCAGAGGAGCAAGCTACTCAAGACCAAGTACCTATCATCAAACAACAAACAAACACGATCGGGGTTAGCTGGAAAAATCGTTTCAAGAATGGATCAGGTTTTATGACTACTACGCTAAGTAACAACCGCTTAGAAAATGACTTTAGACAATTCACAGATAATATCAACCTGACAGGCTTATTTCTTCAGAACAAGTCTGTAGAGATGGAGACAAAACTGAGGTATAACTACACTAAGTTTTTAAAAGACTGGACCATTAGCGGAGGCCTGAGCCTTCAGCAAGTCAATTATGAAAACGAAACGATCGACCTGGTGAATAACTTTCAATACAACGCTGATTTAGATTTTCTCAGGTATGGACTCTTCGGTCAGGCAAATAGAACTTTTTACGATGAAAGGTTGAGTCTGTCTCTTGGCATCAGATTAGACGCCAATACTTTCACAGAAGATGGTAATAATCTACTTGAAACGTTCAGCCCAAGGATTTCAGGTTCTTATACCTTCGACAAGTTGAGAAAGTGGTCTTTGAATGCGTCACTGGGTAGATACTATAAAATCCCACCTTATACGATATTAGGTTTTACGGACAATTCCGGAGATCAAGTGAATCAAAACGCTCGATATATCCAAAGTGATCATGCTGTCTTAGGCTTGGAATATTTAGTCACTCCATCGGCACGCTTTACTCTCGAAGGTTTTTATAAAAGATATGACAATTACCCTGTGTCTATCACAGACAGAGTATCTCTTGCTAACCTTGGAGCCGACTTCTCTGTATTGGGGAATGAACCTATTGCCAGTGTAGGTTTAGGAAGAACTTACGGACTTGAGTTTCTTTATCAGAAAAAGTTCACAAACAATTACTACTTGATCGCTGCCTACACGCTATATAAAAGTGAGTATACGGCCTTTGACGAAGATGTTTACCTACCTAGTTCATGGGACAGCAGACATTTATTGACTTTGACCGGAGGCTACAAATTTGGAAATAACTGGGAAGTCAGCGGCAGAATGAGATATCTTGGCAGAACCCCTTTCGCCCCTGTTGATCAAGCGGCAACACTTGCCAACTATCCGGCCATCATTAGAGACTTTTCACAAATTGGCGACCAAAGGCTAAACACATTCAATCAAATCGATGTTAGGATTGACAAAAAATGGAACTTCACCAACTGGACGCTAAATGTGTTCTTCGAAGTGGAAAACATCTTGGGCTCCCAAATTCCTACAGAACCGGAGTTTGGTTTAGCTAGGGATATGGATGGCAATGAGCTATCTCCACGCAGCTTGGTAGAAATCATGGGTATAGATAACTCCAATGTTTTGCCTTCCATTGGTGTAGTAATCGACTTCTAA
- a CDS encoding MarR family winged helix-turn-helix transcriptional regulator has protein sequence MEEAIKLLEHWKRFIDEGNQENFGEFGKWLEQKNPEKPNTYFSEPFMEDTNATFGYYLGSVIGFADAWERLTFRDLSINGFIDFGILKQVQYEANPTKKELARRSTGEQSTVFEAIKRMQKKGLIRDEVDEKDRRVKRVYLTESGADVIQQVEGQAFKLSNLLVGDLTSQELATITGLLKKLNDFHQNLHENYSKEDVAKKYDL, from the coding sequence ATGGAGGAGGCGATCAAGTTATTAGAGCACTGGAAACGCTTTATAGATGAGGGAAATCAAGAGAATTTTGGGGAATTTGGTAAATGGCTGGAGCAAAAGAATCCTGAGAAACCGAATACCTATTTTTCGGAGCCATTTATGGAAGATACTAACGCCACCTTTGGTTACTATCTCGGTTCTGTAATTGGTTTTGCTGATGCATGGGAGAGGCTTACTTTCAGAGATTTATCAATCAACGGATTCATTGATTTCGGCATCTTGAAGCAAGTGCAATACGAGGCAAACCCAACTAAGAAAGAATTGGCTCGAAGAAGCACCGGAGAACAAAGCACTGTATTTGAGGCGATTAAGAGGATGCAGAAAAAAGGTCTGATCCGAGACGAGGTGGATGAGAAGGATAGAAGAGTCAAAAGGGTATATCTGACAGAAAGTGGAGCGGATGTTATACAACAAGTCGAAGGACAAGCCTTCAAACTCAGTAACCTATTAGTAGGTGACCTAACGAGTCAGGAGTTAGCAACGATTACGGGGCTATTGAAAAAACTCAATGACTTTCACCAGAACCTCCACGAAAACTATAGCAAAGAGGACGTTGCAAAGAAGTATGATCTTTAG
- a CDS encoding DUF3817 domain-containing protein has product MSHSSSKSLKTLRLLAIWEGISYLLLVGICMPLKYIFNIPEPTYPVGLAHGVLFVAYCIFVLIVTLEKKWSFKTMMLAGIASLLPFGTFVADKRMFIKYV; this is encoded by the coding sequence ATGAGCCATTCAAGTTCAAAGTCACTCAAAACACTGCGTCTACTAGCCATCTGGGAAGGTATTAGCTATTTGCTTCTCGTTGGCATCTGTATGCCTTTGAAGTATATCTTCAATATTCCAGAGCCCACATACCCTGTCGGATTGGCCCATGGCGTACTTTTCGTTGCCTATTGCATCTTTGTGCTGATCGTAACCTTAGAAAAGAAGTGGTCTTTTAAAACCATGATGCTTGCTGGAATCGCATCCCTTTTACCCTTCGGGACTTTTGTGGCTGATAAAAGGATGTTTATTAAGTATGTCTAA
- a CDS encoding M28 family metallopeptidase, with product MKKSFRFLLCLVALSYSTLASCQKQAVIDQAEVTRIITTLASDEMEGRMIYTPGIEKASAFIESEFEKIGLEHLEGLNSYRQEFNMYSLTNESTSVSINGESIKGENVIGMINSESMTIDDVASTNIIVVGEGDNMQAKFGQARNMKGKTLMLVNNAHGSLFRRFRGFFSRPSSVMELDEANGMVMVLTDVSEVKSLKVEVKNTLETKRLNNVAGQITGNRPNEIVLFSAHYDHLGIRGDGEDKIYNGANDDASGTTAVMTLAKYFKDTGKKPERTIMFVAFTAEESGGFGSRYFSQKLNPDEIVAMFNIEMIGTAAKEGTNSAWITGFDKSNFGELLQKAVEGTEYKFYADPYPIQNLFYRSDNATLARLGVPAHSISTTQIDVDPYYHQASDEVSTIDLDHMTNTIRALAAAAVRMISGQDTPTRVDPANVR from the coding sequence ATGAAGAAGTCTTTTCGTTTCCTTTTGTGCCTAGTCGCCTTATCCTATTCAACATTAGCTAGCTGTCAAAAACAAGCAGTTATTGATCAGGCCGAAGTAACCAGAATCATCACCACACTGGCCTCCGATGAGATGGAAGGTCGAATGATTTATACACCAGGTATTGAAAAGGCTTCAGCGTTTATTGAATCAGAATTTGAGAAAATTGGATTGGAGCACCTCGAAGGTTTGAATAGTTATCGACAAGAGTTCAATATGTACTCTTTGACTAATGAAAGTACATCCGTGAGTATCAATGGTGAATCAATAAAGGGGGAGAATGTAATTGGAATGATCAATTCTGAGTCTATGACCATTGATGACGTAGCTAGCACCAATATCATTGTGGTCGGTGAGGGTGACAACATGCAGGCAAAGTTTGGGCAAGCGCGTAATATGAAAGGCAAAACGCTTATGCTAGTGAATAATGCACATGGTAGTTTATTCAGACGATTCAGAGGTTTTTTCTCCAGACCAAGTAGCGTTATGGAGTTAGATGAAGCTAATGGTATGGTAATGGTTTTGACCGATGTCAGTGAGGTCAAATCATTGAAGGTTGAAGTAAAGAATACACTTGAGACCAAAAGGCTGAATAATGTGGCAGGTCAGATTACGGGTAATAGGCCTAACGAAATTGTCCTGTTCAGCGCTCACTACGATCACCTGGGTATTCGCGGAGATGGTGAAGATAAAATCTACAATGGCGCTAATGACGATGCGTCAGGCACTACTGCAGTGATGACACTGGCTAAGTATTTTAAAGACACAGGAAAGAAGCCGGAACGTACCATCATGTTTGTAGCCTTTACTGCTGAAGAGAGTGGAGGCTTTGGCTCTAGGTACTTTTCTCAAAAGCTAAACCCAGATGAAATTGTGGCTATGTTCAATATCGAAATGATTGGGACTGCTGCTAAAGAAGGCACCAACTCAGCCTGGATTACAGGTTTTGATAAGTCGAATTTTGGAGAGCTATTACAAAAAGCTGTGGAAGGAACTGAATATAAATTCTATGCCGATCCATACCCAATACAAAACCTATTCTATAGATCAGATAATGCTACACTCGCTCGTTTAGGAGTGCCAGCACACTCGATCAGTACTACGCAGATTGATGTAGATCCTTACTATCACCAAGCGTCTGACGAAGTAAGCACAATTGACCTTGATCATATGACGAATACCATACGCGCACTCGCAGCGGCTGCAGTTCGCATGATTTCGGGTCAGGATACACCAACTAGGGTTGATCCTGCTAATGTGAGATAG
- a CDS encoding GNAT family N-acetyltransferase, giving the protein MSVIIKNITAEDTWSLRHQVMWPNEDIDYVKLPEDESGIHYGLFINDELTAVVSLFINDREAQFRKLATAVEAQGKGYGTMLLKHLMQEVQTLEVNRIWCNARADKASFYHRFGLKETARTFIKKGQSYVVMERPISH; this is encoded by the coding sequence ATGAGTGTAATAATTAAAAATATTACAGCGGAGGACACCTGGTCCCTACGCCACCAAGTCATGTGGCCGAATGAGGATATCGACTATGTGAAGTTACCTGAGGACGAATCAGGCATTCATTATGGCCTATTTATAAATGACGAACTCACGGCTGTGGTTTCGCTTTTCATAAACGATCGAGAGGCTCAATTCAGAAAACTGGCTACTGCAGTAGAGGCTCAAGGAAAAGGTTATGGAACAATGCTACTAAAGCACCTTATGCAAGAGGTTCAAACCCTCGAAGTGAATCGCATTTGGTGCAATGCCAGAGCTGACAAGGCCTCTTTCTATCATAGGTTTGGACTAAAAGAAACTGCCCGAACTTTTATCAAGAAGGGGCAGTCTTATGTCGTGATGGAAAGGCCTATCTCACATTAG